A region of Lentimicrobiaceae bacterium DNA encodes the following proteins:
- a CDS encoding phosphoglucosamine mutase, with amino-acid sequence MALKVGISGIRGTIGGSYEDNLTPQRIVEYTMGFSEYIKKQYSASEYKVVVGRDGRTSGETISKIVCATLQSMGINVIDLGMATTPTVGLSVNLLKANGGIVISASHNPAQWNALKLYNKNGEFLDENSAKQVIAFSKNPEIAFCSHDKIGEYKRDNTALKRHIKTIKKLPEVNAIKIGKANFKIVVDGINSIGGIAIPELLKELGVKKIITINCTPDGNFAHNPEPLAENLTEISKAVKHHKADLGIVVDPDVDRLALINEDGTMFGEEYTLVAVADYILSKTKGNTVSNLSSSRALRDITEKHKGKYYASAVGEVNVVAKMKEVHAVIGGEGNGGIIYPPLNYGRDALVGTALFLSLLAEKKIKMSELKNSYPKYFMSKLKVDLGKDIKPKSIISKIKQQ; translated from the coding sequence ATGGCATTAAAAGTAGGAATTTCAGGCATTAGAGGCACTATTGGCGGTTCGTATGAAGACAACCTTACGCCTCAAAGGATAGTTGAATACACAATGGGTTTCAGCGAATATATAAAAAAACAATATTCAGCATCCGAGTATAAAGTAGTTGTTGGGCGAGATGGTCGCACATCGGGCGAAACAATATCGAAAATAGTTTGTGCTACACTTCAAAGCATGGGCATAAACGTTATCGATTTAGGTATGGCTACTACTCCAACAGTTGGATTATCAGTCAATTTGCTTAAAGCAAACGGTGGAATAGTTATTTCGGCAAGCCACAACCCGGCACAGTGGAACGCACTTAAACTGTACAATAAAAACGGAGAGTTTTTAGACGAAAACAGTGCTAAGCAAGTGATAGCTTTCTCGAAAAATCCGGAAATTGCTTTCTGTAGCCACGATAAAATTGGCGAATACAAAAGAGATAATACGGCTTTAAAACGCCACATCAAAACGATTAAAAAATTACCGGAAGTAAATGCTATAAAAATTGGCAAAGCCAATTTTAAAATTGTTGTCGACGGTATAAATTCGATTGGTGGCATTGCTATTCCCGAATTGCTGAAAGAATTGGGCGTTAAGAAAATAATTACTATAAACTGCACTCCCGACGGCAATTTTGCACACAACCCTGAACCGCTTGCAGAAAACTTAACCGAAATAAGCAAAGCCGTTAAACACCACAAAGCTGATTTAGGTATAGTTGTCGACCCAGACGTTGACAGACTAGCACTAATTAACGAAGATGGAACCATGTTTGGCGAAGAATACACTTTGGTAGCCGTAGCCGACTACATTTTGAGCAAAACAAAAGGCAACACCGTTTCAAATCTGTCTTCGTCGAGAGCGCTAAGAGATATAACCGAAAAACACAAAGGCAAATATTATGCTTCGGCTGTTGGCGAAGTCAATGTTGTTGCCAAAATGAAAGAAGTCCACGCCGTAATTGGTGGCGAAGGTAACGGCGGAATTATTTATCCTCCGCTCAACTATGGTAGAGATGCTTTAGTTGGAACTGCACTGTTTTTGAGCTTATTAGCCGAAAAGAAAATTAAAATGAGCGAGCTTAAAAATAGCTACCCAAAATATTTTATGTCTAAGCTTAAAGTTGATTTAGGCAAAGATATAAAACCTAAAAGCATTATATCAAAGATAAAACAACAGTA
- a CDS encoding NAD-dependent epimerase/dehydratase family protein, whose translation MKNILVLGSVGQIGSELTLKLRSIYGNGNVIAGYNVSEPKGELLESGPAEQVNATNKERIIDVVKKYKIDTIYNLAAILSAVGEQKPMLAWEVGIGGLMNCLEVAREYKCAVFTPSSIGAFGLSTPQDNTPQDTIQRPSTMYGITKVTGELLSDYYFKKYGVDTRSVRYPGLISNVTKPGGGTTDYAVEIYYHAIEYGKYTSPIAEGTFMDMMYMPDALDAAIDIMEADPSKLIHRNSFNVTAMSFSPEIIAAEIRKTIPNFELSYDVDPIRQAIAESWPNSMDDSCARAEWGWNPKWNLTNMTEDMIKTIRSRK comes from the coding sequence ATGAAAAACATATTAGTACTAGGCTCAGTGGGACAAATAGGTTCCGAACTTACATTAAAACTACGTTCAATATACGGTAACGGCAATGTAATTGCCGGATATAATGTTTCAGAACCCAAAGGAGAACTTTTAGAAAGTGGACCTGCGGAACAAGTTAACGCTACTAACAAAGAACGAATAATTGATGTTGTAAAAAAATACAAAATTGACACTATCTACAATTTAGCCGCAATTCTATCGGCTGTTGGAGAGCAAAAACCAATGTTAGCTTGGGAAGTAGGCATAGGCGGCTTGATGAATTGCCTTGAAGTTGCCAGAGAGTACAAATGTGCCGTATTTACGCCAAGTTCAATAGGAGCTTTTGGTCTTAGCACTCCTCAAGACAACACTCCGCAAGATACTATACAACGTCCTTCAACAATGTACGGTATAACCAAAGTTACAGGCGAATTGCTTAGCGACTATTATTTCAAAAAATATGGCGTAGATACTCGTTCGGTGCGTTATCCCGGACTTATATCCAACGTTACAAAACCAGGTGGCGGCACAACCGACTACGCAGTCGAAATATATTACCACGCAATAGAATACGGAAAATATACTAGCCCAATTGCTGAAGGCACATTCATGGATATGATGTACATGCCCGACGCTTTAGACGCAGCTATTGATATTATGGAAGCCGACCCAAGCAAACTTATACACCGCAACTCATTTAACGTTACGGCTATGAGTTTTAGCCCCGAAATTATTGCTGCTGAAATCAGAAAAACAATACCTAACTTTGAACTATCATACGATGTTGACCCAATTAGACAAGCTATAGCCGAATCGTGGCCCAACAGCATGGACGACTCATGTGCTAGAGCCGAATGGGGTTGGAACCCGAAATGGAACCTTACTAACATGACCGAAGATATGATTAAGACCATTAGGTCTAGAAAATAA
- a CDS encoding IPExxxVDY family protein, producing MAKTKKVSITQNLNNITVSAFCCIGAKIPIYTLAHFINKYADLNLVREKDFEFIFDKNHFCTFFYFCKIEEYITEVYLINNYYQNNYVFKDLKNIPYLLIIKGEMSDDMIDGIITSIRKINDIAFISRIDHSKIANISLFFQNVELHVQSISDG from the coding sequence ATGGCGAAAACAAAAAAAGTAAGCATAACACAAAATTTAAATAATATCACAGTCAGCGCCTTTTGCTGTATAGGTGCGAAAATACCTATATATACATTGGCTCATTTTATAAATAAATATGCTGATTTAAATTTGGTTAGAGAAAAAGATTTTGAGTTTATTTTCGATAAAAATCATTTCTGTACCTTTTTTTATTTCTGCAAGATTGAGGAATACATAACAGAAGTATATTTAATTAATAACTACTATCAGAACAACTACGTTTTTAAGGACTTAAAAAATATTCCATATTTATTGATAATTAAAGGAGAAATGTCAGATGATATGATTGATGGTATTATTACGTCTATCAGAAAAATAAATGATATCGCGTTTATTTCAAGAATAGATCATAGCAAAATAGCAAACATTTCTTTGTTTTTCCAAAATGTAGAGCTCCATGTACAAAGTATCAGTGATGGGTGA